Proteins encoded within one genomic window of Ranitomeya variabilis isolate aRanVar5 chromosome 4, aRanVar5.hap1, whole genome shotgun sequence:
- the LOC143765099 gene encoding uncharacterized protein LOC143765099, with amino-acid sequence MRGAGAHSSSQSGARRRVPQSTYHSRRNARRGSHRRASQRAPEQDEEEDEGIDVDTLIQAVQSREPLWKMSDRRHADQYVTRRLWEEVCNAVIDNWEELNAGAQDLARNRVIVRWRSLRDRFKREFNKEMQAPSGSRGRRSRYKHSRALSFLRSTLLSRSTVSSTQEPASELHPSGAITQGSATGDHVDPSVSAPSLLCDPSAPSTSAGAAGWTSSLEAAGDEMEFPLPHPSDTAATSRPPLGSGRQRQRGQERSDAPEFLHLNAAFQNAIKLLGEQTSAGYNMLHKCILELGSRLDRMQSDANQSPRHCFFQSVLRHMENLTPDLQMHVMQGCHTALAQAMSQAPPPTLHVSTPFPSQVAVYPPVRPPPVHPSPVHPTPSPYLSSPLSISQFLPSPFHSSPLTSPFPPPPTPSPYLPQTTSVPQLPSQPHVFTSHSTSVPPRDVLSPPIDVACPVSPSATISTPNYENL; translated from the exons atgagaggagcgggagcgcatagt tcttcacaatccggggctcgacgtagagttcctcaGAGCACCTACCATAGCCGTCGGAATGCTAGGCGCGGCagtcaccgaaga gcttcacagcgtgctcccgaacaggatgaggaagaggacgAGGGCATAGAcgtggacaccctcatccaagcggtccaaagtcgggagccgctatggaagatgtcggaccgccgccatgctgaccagtacgtcacccgacggctatgggaggaagtctgCAATGCTGTcattgataactgggaggaactcaatgctggggcccaggatctagcac gtaacagggtaatcgtgcggtggcggtcactgagggatcgctttaagagggagttcaataaggagatgcaggccccgagtggatctagaggacgcaggagcaggtataagcattccagagccctgtcgttcctccggtcgacgctgctgagcagaag tactgtcagcagcactcaggagcctgcatcagagttgcacccctctggagcgatcactcaggggtccgccaccggggaccacgtcgacccttctgtgtctgcaccttcccttttgtgtgatccctcggccccatccaccagcgctggagcagcagggtggacttcgtcacttgaagctgcaggtgatgagatggagttccctttaccccacccctctgacactgccgcaacatctagaccacctttggggtcaggacggcagcgccagagaggtcaggaaaggagcgatgcgcctgaatttttgcatttgaatgcagccttccagaatgccatcaagcttttgggtgagcaaacgtctgctgggtacaatatgcttcaCAAATGCATATTGGAACTcggcagtcgtctggataggatgcaatcagatgcaaaccagtcaccaagacactgcttttttcagtcagtcctcaggcacatggagaatctaactcctgacctgcagatgcatgtgatgcaaggctgccacactgctctagcgcaggcgatgtcccaagcccctccacccacccttcatgtttcaacacctttcccctctcaagtcgccgtctatcctcctgtccgtcctcctcccgtccatccttctcccgtccatcctactccttcgccatacctttcttcccccctcagtatttcccagttcctaccttcccctttccattcttcccctttaacttcaccgttcccacccccaccaacaccttcaccatacctcccacagaccacatctgtacctcaactcccttcccaacctcatgttttcaccagccattccacttctgttcctccccgtgatgtcctgtccccccctatcgacgtggcctgccctgtcagcccctccgctactatctccaccccaaattatgagaacctttaa